In Candidatus Tanganyikabacteria bacterium, the following are encoded in one genomic region:
- a CDS encoding 2-oxoacid:acceptor oxidoreductase family protein, whose translation MLEELVFAGFGGQGILSAGSILAHAALNEGYEVAWIPSYGPEMRGGTANCNVIVSDEQIGATSIAHPSGAIVMNTPSFERFEPTIRPGGTLVVNSSLIDTRSRRTDIQVLYVATADLAAGAGSLVVASVAALGALNAARRLVPPDRIEEAIVAMLSDKRPHLVSINMDALQAGAIAGHTALATA comes from the coding sequence ATGCTGGAAGAACTCGTGTTTGCGGGCTTCGGCGGCCAGGGAATCCTGTCCGCGGGCTCGATCCTCGCGCATGCCGCGCTGAACGAAGGCTACGAGGTCGCGTGGATTCCCTCCTACGGGCCCGAGATGCGCGGCGGCACGGCCAACTGCAACGTCATCGTCTCGGACGAGCAGATAGGCGCCACCTCAATCGCCCACCCCAGCGGCGCCATCGTGATGAATACGCCGTCGTTCGAGAGGTTCGAGCCCACCATCCGGCCCGGCGGCACGCTGGTGGTCAACAGTTCGCTGATCGACACCCGGAGCCGCCGGACGGACATCCAGGTGCTGTACGTGGCCACGGCGGATCTGGCCGCGGGGGCGGGGTCGCTGGTGGTCGCCTCGGTCGCTGCCCTGGGCGCACTCAACGCCGCCCGCCGCCTGGTGCCGCCGGATCGCATCGAGGAGGCCATCGTGGCGATGCTCTCCGACAAGCGGCCGCACCTGGTCTCGATCAACATGGACGCCCTGCAGGCCGGGGCGATCGCCGGCCACACGGCGCTCGCAACGGCGTGA
- a CDS encoding GAF domain-containing protein: protein MAGLVAGRYRLENVLGEGAMGTVHAAADTVSGRGIALKVMNPALAAEPAFRWRFKQEFWLLSRLGHPGIVAAYDLGQTEDALPYFTMERVAAPPSEAADTASPGALDAFVVGVLRLLAYLHGAGYFHGDLKPDNCRLLPDGHVKLLDFGLAEPIGTIREAIRGTLEYLAPEAASGQALDGRVDLYALGCTIYALVSGEPPFRHSNPWRLLQAHATETPAPLEASGTPLARRWGQIVARLLAKRPQDRFPSASSVLEAVGADPGALDQGLLEGPLVGLAAPLSRVLEALEEGQVGGEPIAVAVCGDPGTGKSRLASAVRASLQVADRAVWVGQADGLPYGVFRQICSQAADTLRRARPGADVAPESVAPLLAPFAPLPHADGPAGRARLQAGVAGLLGAAGEACGGAVVIVDGAELLDRESQDLVALLRRDAACRRLCWVIAGTAPAAGADLVIDLPALSPADTAEMLAGMLGTGDVPDVLPGALHEVAAANPRQMTRLVSRLVARGLLARSAGRWDLAPGALADLAAGPREVPAGGSAALPGDALDLLDLAAATYRPIRLDVLGAALGWDEGRLAGALDSLVRAKVARRAGARVAIDGDVRDATMPAPARLPRIRALAAALAALPDPLAPEDAEALWELARDAGLPEAARRAGIAAGLRRLALFSAEGAAGIFAGVLALPGEAPPGDQLAALRGLGDSLRLAGRAAEAVEPYQEAISLSRRIPPEDGAAAPLADLLVSLGKVWQTRSRYDEARSAFDEAVRLAGAEGLHGERARALAASARVQYFLGDAAGALDAARTAVAAAREAADEAQEAVALTFEGFLLCSRPAPERDEGLAVLGQAIEIAERRGDRYTLNLAHSYLGNAAMAVGDLPAARAAFAQNRRICRAIGARDEESFAILNLAVVALESGDSAEACALANEAATWAREADRRFPLAMARAIQGAAAQETGGGGLPLLEEALALAASLANAHLEAEVLALAIRADLAAGRLEEAGERIGRLAALGQAEQADKLALLRGIWLGRQGRDGEARAALGSAVASENRLVARQALLEAAAVLDLSVRPAAGEQEVTRGSDLARACAEFAGRASSDGPEDLLERLGEAALSLAGAERALILRYEEGRLVTRLARGAPGDWAYSATVAKRVLWSGESLRSADVLTDERFAGSRSVAGMPSRAVLCVPLATTDRALGVLYLDRPAIAGPFAEGAGAAVEALATISAVQLANSDRARDLLRERDVATELCELALAALPAGEPDAALRLGLGAALRLIPAERAIAVEIYPDGEPAVRVALDRGGNDLPAAAAGISTSIARWVAETGEATAILDATGDETWGAQQSVPALDLRAVVCAPWRRAGQVAGLLWLDARDPAFQPGDREAGVLARVTAVLEARLARA from the coding sequence ATGGCCGGGTTGGTCGCCGGAAGATACCGCCTCGAGAATGTCCTCGGGGAGGGGGCCATGGGCACGGTCCACGCGGCCGCCGATACCGTCTCCGGGCGGGGGATCGCGCTCAAGGTGATGAACCCCGCGCTGGCGGCCGAGCCAGCCTTCCGCTGGCGCTTCAAGCAGGAGTTCTGGCTGCTGTCCCGCCTGGGTCATCCGGGGATCGTCGCGGCATACGATCTGGGCCAGACGGAGGATGCGCTTCCTTACTTCACGATGGAGCGGGTGGCTGCGCCACCGAGCGAGGCCGCTGATACCGCTTCGCCGGGTGCGCTCGATGCGTTCGTCGTCGGCGTGTTGCGCCTGCTCGCGTACCTTCACGGCGCAGGGTACTTTCACGGCGATCTCAAGCCGGACAACTGCCGCCTGCTGCCCGACGGGCATGTCAAGCTCCTCGATTTCGGCCTGGCCGAGCCGATCGGGACCATCCGCGAGGCCATTCGCGGCACCCTGGAGTACCTGGCGCCCGAGGCGGCCAGCGGCCAGGCCCTCGACGGCCGGGTGGACCTGTACGCTCTGGGTTGCACGATCTACGCGCTGGTGAGCGGGGAGCCTCCGTTCCGGCACTCCAACCCCTGGCGACTGCTGCAGGCACATGCAACCGAGACCCCGGCGCCGCTCGAGGCCTCGGGCACGCCTCTGGCCCGCCGCTGGGGGCAGATCGTGGCGCGCCTGCTGGCCAAGCGGCCGCAGGATCGGTTCCCGTCCGCAAGCTCTGTCCTGGAGGCCGTCGGAGCCGATCCGGGAGCGCTCGATCAGGGCTTGCTCGAGGGTCCACTGGTGGGCCTTGCTGCGCCGCTCTCCCGGGTCCTGGAGGCGCTGGAAGAGGGGCAGGTCGGGGGCGAGCCGATCGCGGTTGCCGTCTGCGGGGATCCGGGCACCGGCAAGAGCCGGCTGGCCTCCGCGGTACGAGCCAGCCTCCAGGTAGCCGACCGGGCCGTGTGGGTGGGCCAGGCCGATGGCCTCCCATACGGGGTCTTCCGGCAGATCTGCAGCCAGGCGGCCGACACGCTGCGTCGGGCCCGGCCCGGCGCCGATGTGGCCCCCGAGAGCGTGGCACCATTGCTGGCGCCGTTTGCTCCGCTACCGCACGCGGACGGGCCCGCGGGCCGGGCGCGCCTGCAGGCCGGAGTTGCCGGCCTGCTCGGCGCAGCGGGCGAAGCGTGCGGTGGGGCGGTCGTGATCGTCGACGGGGCGGAGCTTCTCGATCGCGAGAGCCAGGATCTGGTGGCACTCCTGCGGCGTGACGCCGCTTGCCGGCGGCTATGCTGGGTGATCGCGGGAACTGCTCCGGCCGCGGGGGCAGATCTCGTGATCGACCTGCCGGCGCTCAGCCCGGCCGACACGGCCGAAATGCTGGCGGGGATGCTCGGCACGGGCGACGTGCCCGATGTGTTGCCGGGAGCCTTGCACGAGGTAGCGGCTGCCAACCCGCGACAGATGACGCGGCTCGTTTCGCGTCTGGTCGCCCGGGGCTTGCTGGCACGGAGCGCCGGGCGCTGGGATCTCGCTCCCGGCGCGCTCGCGGATCTCGCGGCGGGGCCGCGAGAGGTGCCCGCCGGCGGTTCAGCCGCGCTGCCAGGTGACGCCCTGGACTTGCTCGACCTGGCCGCCGCGACTTACCGGCCGATCCGGCTCGACGTGCTGGGTGCGGCGCTCGGGTGGGACGAAGGACGGCTCGCCGGGGCGCTCGACAGCTTGGTGCGAGCCAAAGTAGCGCGGCGTGCGGGAGCACGCGTGGCCATCGATGGCGACGTCCGCGATGCGACGATGCCCGCACCGGCGCGCCTGCCGCGAATCCGGGCCCTCGCGGCGGCGCTTGCGGCTCTGCCCGACCCGCTGGCCCCCGAAGACGCCGAGGCTCTCTGGGAGCTGGCCCGGGACGCAGGTTTGCCAGAGGCGGCCCGGCGCGCCGGCATCGCCGCGGGGTTGCGCCGCCTGGCCCTCTTCTCGGCCGAAGGAGCGGCAGGGATTTTCGCGGGCGTGCTCGCCTTGCCGGGAGAGGCTCCCCCCGGGGACCAACTGGCAGCCCTGCGGGGCCTGGGCGACTCGTTGCGGCTGGCCGGGCGGGCTGCCGAGGCCGTCGAGCCTTACCAGGAAGCCATTTCGCTCTCCCGGCGGATTCCGCCCGAAGATGGCGCGGCGGCGCCCCTGGCCGACCTGCTCGTCAGCCTGGGAAAGGTGTGGCAGACGCGATCCCGCTATGACGAGGCGCGATCGGCTTTCGATGAGGCGGTGCGCCTCGCTGGGGCGGAAGGCCTGCACGGCGAGCGGGCCCGGGCGCTGGCGGCCTCCGCCCGCGTGCAGTACTTCCTGGGGGATGCGGCCGGAGCGCTCGACGCGGCGCGGACCGCGGTGGCGGCTGCTCGCGAGGCCGCCGACGAGGCGCAGGAAGCAGTGGCGCTGACATTCGAGGGCTTCCTCCTCTGTTCCCGTCCCGCCCCCGAACGCGACGAGGGGCTCGCGGTCCTCGGTCAGGCGATCGAGATCGCCGAGCGGCGAGGAGATCGCTACACGCTCAACCTCGCCCATTCCTACCTCGGCAACGCCGCCATGGCCGTCGGCGACCTCCCGGCGGCTCGGGCCGCGTTTGCGCAGAATCGCCGGATCTGTCGGGCCATCGGGGCTCGCGACGAGGAATCCTTCGCCATCCTCAACCTCGCGGTGGTCGCCCTGGAGAGCGGCGATTCGGCCGAAGCCTGCGCCCTGGCGAATGAGGCGGCTACCTGGGCCCGGGAAGCGGATCGGCGCTTCCCGCTCGCGATGGCCAGGGCCATCCAGGGGGCGGCAGCCCAGGAGACGGGGGGCGGCGGCCTGCCGCTGCTCGAGGAGGCCCTGGCGCTGGCGGCCAGCCTGGCCAACGCCCACCTGGAGGCGGAAGTCCTGGCCCTCGCCATCCGCGCGGACCTGGCGGCCGGCCGGCTTGAAGAGGCCGGCGAGCGCATCGGGCGCCTCGCCGCACTGGGGCAGGCCGAGCAGGCCGACAAGCTCGCATTGCTCCGCGGGATCTGGCTCGGTCGACAGGGGCGGGATGGCGAGGCCCGGGCGGCACTGGGCTCGGCCGTGGCGAGCGAGAATCGCCTGGTTGCCAGGCAGGCCCTGCTCGAGGCGGCCGCGGTCCTGGACCTGTCCGTCCGGCCGGCGGCGGGAGAGCAGGAAGTCACGCGGGGAAGCGACCTTGCGCGGGCCTGTGCCGAGTTCGCCGGCCGCGCTTCGTCGGACGGCCCGGAGGATCTGCTGGAAAGGCTGGGCGAGGCGGCGCTTTCGCTGGCAGGTGCGGAGCGCGCGCTGATCCTGCGCTACGAGGAAGGACGCCTGGTCACGCGCCTCGCGCGCGGGGCGCCCGGGGACTGGGCGTACAGCGCCACCGTCGCGAAGCGCGTGCTCTGGAGCGGCGAATCCCTGCGGAGCGCCGATGTCCTGACCGACGAACGGTTTGCGGGCAGCCGGAGCGTGGCGGGCATGCCCAGCCGGGCGGTGCTCTGCGTGCCCCTCGCGACGACCGACCGCGCCCTGGGCGTCCTCTACCTCGATCGCCCGGCGATCGCGGGCCCGTTTGCCGAGGGTGCGGGGGCCGCGGTGGAGGCGCTGGCGACCATCAGCGCGGTGCAGCTTGCGAACTCGGACCGAGCTCGCGACCTGCTGCGAGAGCGAGACGTCGCGACCGAACTGTGTGAGCTGGCCCTGGCGGCGCTGCCGGCCGGCGAGCCCGACGCGGCATTGCGCCTGGGGCTTGGTGCAGCGCTGCGGCTGATTCCCGCGGAGCGGGCTATTGCAGTCGAGATCTACCCGGACGGGGAACCTGCCGTCCGAGTGGCACTCGACCGAGGCGGCAACGACTTGCCGGCGGCTGCGGCCGGCATCAGCACGTCGATCGCCCGCTGGGTGGCCGAGACCGGAGAAGCGACCGCCATCCTGGATGCGACCGGCGACGAGACCTGGGGGGCGCAGCAGAGCGTCCCGGCCCTCGACCTGCGAGCGGTCGTCTGCGCTCCGTGGCGCCGCGCGGGTCAGGTGGCTGGCCTGCTCTGGCTGGACGCGCGGGACCCGGCCTTCCAGCCCGGCGACCGGGAGGCCGGCGTGCTGGCGCGCGTGACGGCCGTACTCGAGGCGAGGCTGGCCCGGGCCTAG
- a CDS encoding type II toxin-antitoxin system Phd/YefM family antitoxin codes for MKTIGISEFKAGCIQLLKDVQRTREPLVVTHRGRPLARIEPVPEVERKVLGSLRHMGEIRADLLAVDFTDEWEMCQE; via the coding sequence GTGAAGACGATAGGGATCTCCGAATTCAAGGCTGGCTGCATCCAGCTCCTCAAGGACGTACAGCGCACGCGGGAACCCCTTGTCGTCACCCACAGGGGGCGTCCCCTGGCCCGCATAGAGCCCGTCCCGGAAGTAGAGCGGAAAGTGCTGGGCTCCCTCCGTCACATGGGCGAGATACGCGCCGACCTCCTCGCGGTGGACTTCACCGACGAGTGGGAGATGTGTCAGGAGTAG
- a CDS encoding 4Fe-4S binding protein, with amino-acid sequence MPTITVIDETCKACHLCIPVCKPGLLHRGEGPFNRAGYAPVRFADPDRKCTACKVCAQVCPDVAIRVFK; translated from the coding sequence ATGCCGACGATTACCGTTATCGACGAGACCTGCAAGGCCTGCCACCTGTGTATTCCGGTGTGCAAGCCCGGCCTCCTGCACAGGGGAGAAGGCCCGTTCAATCGCGCCGGCTACGCGCCGGTACGGTTCGCCGACCCCGACCGCAAGTGCACCGCCTGCAAGGTGTGCGCCCAGGTCTGTCCCGACGTCGCGATACGCGTCTTCAAGTAG
- a CDS encoding GMC family oxidoreductase yields the protein MSFDRLARRWAAASAAGPADEVAAAARSRVSRYPPLIRLAFRVVPPLLEWLGPIVALGRIGRASALGAEDFDRLEQNLCGHRNLIVRSLYQLWRVPLAEQVGDRPDPAPVAHPLEAPGPARGEAGLDFDLVVIGSGAGGAPLAWSLARRGWRVAVVEAGEVARPVTPRLAMERYYLQQGMVVSLAGGMIPVLAGRAVGGTTVINSGTCLMPPPDRLEAWDRLAGTDFAAGGLDPYLAAVWDQLPVKVPERSLLGPSNLLIEEGLLALGRRDTYVLPRNAPDCRGSGVCCFVCPTGAKRGTDRAFLPEAVAAGCALLASTRAERVREFADGVEVRVSGPEGRRTLRCRHLVLAGGAFGTVGLIRANRLGSAWRMAGRDLRIHPASKAFAYFPRPLHGERGVPQGLGYMAPDLPRLNFEGIHTPVGVAAQIMPLAGERQRWWLDRYENVASFGMSVQDRATGRVHFGGGHPQVWYRLDPRDARDLGAGLLLVARAFFAAGAQRVLLPVLGMQAEFGAEADLDRVDPAEVTPARLLCAGFHPQGTAGIGRVVDRDQRLAGSARIWVADASVFPDSPRVNPQITIMALSLRLADRLAGASAGPATA from the coding sequence ATGAGCTTCGACCGCCTGGCGCGCCGGTGGGCGGCGGCCTCGGCTGCCGGGCCCGCGGACGAGGTGGCCGCCGCCGCGCGCTCCCGGGTCTCGCGGTACCCGCCGCTGATCCGCCTGGCGTTCCGGGTCGTGCCGCCGCTCCTGGAGTGGCTCGGTCCCATTGTCGCGCTTGGCCGGATCGGGCGAGCGTCGGCGCTGGGCGCGGAGGATTTCGATAGGCTGGAGCAGAACCTCTGCGGGCATCGCAACCTGATCGTGCGCTCGCTCTACCAGTTGTGGCGGGTGCCCCTGGCCGAGCAGGTGGGAGACCGGCCCGATCCGGCGCCCGTGGCGCATCCGCTCGAGGCCCCCGGGCCGGCGCGAGGCGAGGCGGGCCTCGACTTCGACCTGGTGGTGATCGGTTCGGGGGCGGGGGGCGCGCCGCTCGCGTGGTCGCTGGCGCGGCGCGGCTGGCGCGTCGCCGTGGTGGAGGCCGGGGAAGTCGCGCGGCCCGTCACGCCGCGCCTGGCGATGGAGCGCTACTACCTCCAGCAGGGCATGGTGGTGTCGCTGGCCGGGGGCATGATCCCGGTGCTCGCCGGGCGAGCGGTGGGCGGCACCACGGTGATCAACTCCGGCACCTGTCTCATGCCCCCGCCCGATCGGCTGGAGGCCTGGGACAGGCTCGCCGGGACGGACTTCGCGGCCGGCGGCCTCGATCCGTATCTGGCGGCCGTCTGGGACCAGTTGCCGGTCAAGGTGCCCGAGAGATCCCTCCTCGGCCCGTCCAACCTGCTCATCGAGGAGGGGTTGCTTGCCCTCGGGCGGCGCGACACGTACGTCCTGCCGCGCAACGCCCCGGATTGCCGGGGCTCGGGGGTGTGCTGCTTCGTCTGCCCGACCGGCGCCAAGCGAGGCACCGATCGCGCCTTCCTCCCCGAGGCCGTGGCGGCGGGGTGCGCGCTCCTGGCGAGCACGCGAGCGGAGCGTGTACGGGAGTTCGCGGATGGCGTGGAAGTGCGGGTAAGCGGGCCCGAGGGCCGCCGGACCCTGCGGTGCCGCCACCTGGTGCTGGCGGGCGGAGCGTTCGGGACGGTCGGGCTGATCCGCGCCAACCGGCTGGGATCGGCTTGGCGCATGGCCGGGCGGGATCTGCGCATCCACCCGGCCAGCAAGGCGTTCGCCTACTTCCCCCGGCCCCTGCACGGCGAGCGGGGCGTCCCGCAGGGCCTCGGCTACATGGCGCCAGACCTGCCGCGCCTCAACTTCGAGGGCATCCACACCCCGGTCGGCGTCGCCGCGCAGATCATGCCGCTCGCCGGCGAGCGGCAGCGCTGGTGGCTGGATCGCTACGAGAACGTCGCCAGCTTCGGGATGAGCGTGCAGGACCGCGCGACCGGCCGGGTCCACTTCGGGGGCGGGCACCCGCAGGTCTGGTACCGGCTGGATCCGCGGGACGCTCGCGACCTGGGCGCCGGGCTGCTGCTCGTGGCCCGGGCGTTCTTCGCCGCCGGGGCACAGCGCGTTCTCCTGCCGGTGCTGGGGATGCAGGCCGAGTTCGGGGCGGAAGCCGACCTCGATCGCGTGGATCCGGCGGAGGTCACGCCGGCGCGTTTGCTGTGCGCGGGCTTCCACCCGCAGGGCACGGCGGGCATCGGGCGCGTCGTCGATCGGGATCAGCGGCTCGCGGGCTCGGCGCGGATCTGGGTCGCCGACGCCTCGGTGTTTCCCGACTCCCCGCGCGTCAACCCGCAGATCACCATCATGGCCCTGTCCCTGCGGCTGGCCGACCGGCTGGCCGGCGCGAGCGCTGGCCCCGCAACCGCTTGA
- the vorB gene encoding 3-methyl-2-oxobutanoate dehydrogenase subunit VorB, with protein sequence MNESTATALGADDPAVAARQLSKGNHAICDAALRAGCRYYFGYPITPQNEIPEYMAVRLPEVGGTMVQAESELAAINMVYGAAAAGARVMTSSSSPGISLMQEGISWLAAAELPAVIVNVMRCGPGLGNVASHQGDYLQAAKGGGHGDYRLIVLAPASVQEAAGLTYLAFELADYYRNPVMVLADGIIGQMMEPVDLAHLAEMQAPFKDWSIRPRQAGEATKYFTTIYLDPPEMAEKIHRPLRAKYELIRSREVRYESFMAEDADLLYVAFGTVSRVCRSAIRKLRAEGVRAGMVRPITTYPFPYRAISEAGRQARAVLVAEMNFGQLVEDVAAAVGEDVPVHFVGKHGGMQFNTDEIVTAGRVALGDPEGAPSRWRLYE encoded by the coding sequence ATGAATGAGTCGACAGCGACGGCCCTCGGGGCCGACGACCCGGCCGTGGCCGCCCGGCAGCTTTCCAAGGGCAACCACGCCATCTGCGATGCGGCCCTGCGCGCGGGTTGCCGCTATTACTTCGGCTACCCCATCACCCCGCAGAACGAGATACCCGAGTACATGGCGGTTCGCCTGCCCGAGGTCGGCGGGACTATGGTACAGGCCGAGTCCGAACTCGCGGCGATCAACATGGTCTATGGCGCCGCCGCCGCGGGCGCCAGGGTGATGACTTCCTCGTCGTCGCCGGGCATCTCGCTCATGCAGGAAGGGATTTCCTGGCTCGCCGCCGCCGAGTTGCCCGCCGTGATCGTCAACGTGATGCGCTGCGGGCCCGGCCTGGGCAACGTCGCGTCCCACCAGGGCGACTACCTCCAGGCCGCCAAGGGCGGCGGGCACGGCGACTACCGCCTCATCGTGCTGGCCCCGGCGTCCGTGCAGGAAGCCGCGGGCCTCACCTACCTGGCGTTCGAACTGGCCGACTACTATCGCAACCCGGTGATGGTCCTGGCCGACGGCATCATCGGCCAGATGATGGAACCCGTGGACCTGGCGCACCTGGCGGAGATGCAGGCGCCGTTCAAGGACTGGAGCATCCGGCCCCGGCAGGCGGGCGAAGCCACCAAGTACTTCACGACGATCTACCTCGATCCGCCCGAGATGGCCGAGAAGATCCACCGCCCGCTGCGCGCCAAGTACGAGCTCATCCGCAGCCGCGAGGTGCGTTACGAGTCCTTCATGGCCGAGGATGCCGATCTGCTGTACGTGGCGTTCGGGACGGTCTCCCGCGTGTGCCGCAGCGCCATCCGCAAGCTGCGGGCCGAGGGCGTCCGGGCCGGCATGGTCCGGCCGATCACCACCTATCCGTTCCCGTACCGGGCGATTTCCGAGGCGGGCAGGCAGGCCCGGGCGGTACTCGTGGCCGAGATGAACTTCGGGCAACTGGTCGAGGACGTCGCGGCGGCCGTGGGCGAGGACGTGCCGGTCCACTTCGTGGGCAAGCACGGCGGGATGCAGTTCAACACCGACGAAATCGTAACCGCCGGCCGCGTGGCCCTCGGCGATCCCGAGGGCGCGCCCTCGCGCTGGAGGCTCTATGAGTGA
- a CDS encoding type II toxin-antitoxin system VapC family toxin, producing the protein MPWLIDTHVLAWSALEPEKLGPETRSLLTNPENDLLVATISTAEIACLVLGGKLFLKMGAREFVAAAIDNLSASTVELSHAVAAEAWRLPEPFHRDPADRILVATAREHDMVLVTGDDRILRYGHVQVLDARA; encoded by the coding sequence ATGCCCTGGCTCATCGATACCCACGTTCTCGCGTGGTCGGCACTCGAGCCCGAGAAGCTGGGCCCCGAAACGCGCTCCCTCCTCACGAACCCTGAAAACGACTTGCTGGTGGCGACCATCTCGACCGCGGAGATCGCGTGCCTGGTCTTGGGAGGGAAGCTCTTTCTGAAAATGGGCGCCAGGGAGTTCGTGGCCGCGGCAATCGACAATCTCTCCGCGTCGACGGTCGAACTGTCGCACGCCGTCGCGGCGGAAGCATGGCGCCTCCCGGAGCCGTTCCACCGAGATCCCGCCGATCGGATCCTCGTGGCGACGGCCCGCGAGCACGACATGGTCCTCGTGACGGGTGACGACCGGATCCTGAGGTACGGGCACGTCCAGGTGCTGGACGCGCGCGCCTGA
- a CDS encoding 2-oxoglutarate oxidoreductase has translation MALIFDRPACLTPAPFTYCPGCGHGVVHRLLAEIIDELGIQDRTIGMASIGCSVFNYRNFDIDMLSCPHGRAPACATGVKRVHPDAFVFTYQGDGDLAAIGTAEILHAANRGEKITVVFVNNAIYGMTGGQMAPTTLLGGKTTTSPAGREADGAGHPLHVAELLATLPGVVFAARSGVHNPASIHKTRGHLKKAAQAQLAGKGFSIVEVLANCNMNWGMEPDESNRWIETTLSKEFPLGVFKDGQV, from the coding sequence ATGGCGCTGATCTTCGACCGACCCGCCTGCCTGACTCCCGCGCCGTTCACGTACTGCCCGGGGTGCGGCCATGGCGTCGTGCACCGCCTGCTCGCCGAGATCATCGACGAACTGGGGATCCAGGATCGCACCATCGGAATGGCCTCGATCGGCTGCAGCGTGTTCAACTACCGCAACTTCGACATCGACATGCTGAGTTGCCCGCACGGGCGGGCGCCGGCGTGCGCCACCGGCGTCAAGCGCGTGCACCCGGACGCCTTCGTGTTCACCTACCAGGGCGACGGCGACCTGGCCGCCATCGGCACGGCCGAGATCCTGCATGCGGCCAACCGCGGCGAGAAGATCACGGTCGTCTTCGTCAACAACGCCATCTACGGCATGACGGGCGGCCAGATGGCGCCCACCACGCTGCTGGGCGGCAAGACCACCACGAGCCCCGCCGGCCGCGAGGCCGACGGCGCCGGCCATCCCCTCCACGTGGCCGAACTGCTCGCGACCCTGCCCGGCGTCGTCTTCGCGGCGCGGAGCGGCGTCCACAATCCGGCGTCGATCCACAAGACCCGCGGCCACCTCAAGAAGGCGGCGCAGGCGCAACTCGCCGGCAAGGGCTTCTCCATCGTCGAGGTGCTGGCCAACTGCAACATGAACTGGGGCATGGAGCCCGACGAGTCCAACCGCTGGATCGAGACCACCCTCAGCAAGGAGTTCCCCCTCGGAGTTTTCAAGGACGGCCAGGTATAA
- a CDS encoding citrate (Si)-synthase, which translates to MALKEDLRKKIEEFRPRTNRLTMEFGKTVIDQVTIDQAIGGARDVHCLVTDISYLDPQEGIRFRGKTIAETFEALPKAPGSDYPTVESFWYFLLTGEVPTQAQVDEVLAEWKVRQEVPEYVWEVVRALPRGTHPMVRLSTAILSMQKDSKFAAFYRSGRYNKNTAWEYLYEDAYDLVARIPIIAAFIYNLKYRDDKQVAIDPTLDMGANFAHMIGQSLEYRDVARMYFILHSDHESGNVSAHTTHLVHSALSDPYYAYSAGLNGLAGPLHGLANQEVLDWTLKFQEKYCKGLEPSEELVTEAIWDTLNAGQVIPGYGHAVLRKTDPRYTAQREFCLKTPGLREDPLFKLVSMIFKVAPSILMEHGKAKNPWPNVDAQSGVIQWYYGVKEWDFYTVLFGVGRALGCMANITWDRGLGYHLERPKSVTTAMLEQWAAEGGRKLESNPPAAGVR; encoded by the coding sequence ATGGCGCTGAAGGAAGACCTGCGCAAGAAGATCGAGGAGTTTCGCCCGCGCACGAATCGGCTGACCATGGAGTTCGGCAAGACCGTGATCGATCAGGTGACGATCGACCAGGCGATCGGCGGCGCCCGGGACGTGCACTGCCTGGTGACCGACATCTCCTACCTCGACCCGCAGGAGGGCATCCGCTTCCGCGGCAAGACCATCGCCGAGACCTTCGAGGCCCTGCCCAAGGCACCCGGCTCCGACTACCCGACGGTCGAGTCCTTCTGGTACTTCCTGCTCACCGGTGAGGTCCCCACACAGGCTCAGGTGGACGAAGTCCTCGCCGAGTGGAAGGTCCGCCAGGAAGTTCCCGAGTACGTCTGGGAAGTGGTCCGCGCCCTGCCCCGGGGCACGCACCCGATGGTGCGCCTCTCGACCGCCATCCTTTCGATGCAGAAGGATTCCAAGTTCGCGGCGTTCTACCGGTCGGGCAGGTACAACAAGAACACGGCGTGGGAGTACCTGTACGAAGACGCATACGACCTGGTGGCCCGCATCCCGATCATCGCGGCGTTCATCTACAACCTCAAGTATCGCGACGACAAGCAGGTGGCGATCGATCCCACCCTGGACATGGGCGCCAACTTCGCCCACATGATCGGCCAGAGCCTGGAGTACCGCGACGTGGCCCGGATGTACTTCATACTCCACTCCGACCACGAATCGGGCAACGTCTCGGCCCACACGACCCACCTGGTCCACTCGGCCCTCTCCGATCCCTACTATGCCTATTCTGCCGGCCTCAACGGCCTGGCGGGCCCGTTGCACGGCCTGGCCAACCAGGAGGTGCTCGACTGGACGCTCAAGTTCCAGGAGAAGTACTGCAAGGGGCTCGAACCCAGCGAAGAACTGGTCACCGAGGCCATCTGGGACACCCTCAACGCCGGCCAGGTCATCCCCGGCTACGGTCATGCCGTGCTGCGCAAGACCGACCCGCGCTACACCGCGCAGCGGGAGTTCTGCCTCAAGACCCCCGGCCTACGCGAGGATCCGCTGTTCAAGCTGGTGTCGATGATCTTCAAGGTCGCCCCGAGCATCCTCATGGAGCACGGCAAGGCCAAGAACCCCTGGCCAAACGTGGATGCCCAGTCGGGCGTCATCCAGTGGTACTACGGCGTCAAGGAGTGGGACTTCTACACGGTGCTCTTCGGCGTAGGCCGGGCGCTCGGGTGCATGGCCAACATCACCTGGGACCGCGGCCTGGGCTACCACCTGGAGCGCCCCAAGTCGGTCACGACGGCCATGCTCGAGCAATGGGCCGCCGAGGGCGGCCGCAAGCTGGAGTCCAATCCGCCAGCGGCCGGCGTGCGCTAG